cttttcatcttccttaCAGTAGTAAACTGTTAGATTTGGAGTGTCTTTTCTAACAAGTGGAAATGtttcatcatatttattTTCTCCATTGTTTTTCCATTTAAGGTTTAAATTTTTGTATCTAACAGAGTTTTTGTTACTAGTGTAAGAATATTCGTACTTTATATATCCGGGAATACCTCCACCAGTTTTATCTTCAGTAACTTTAACCTTGGCCGTACCACACGGACATTCATAGTCTTTTGTCTTGTAAATGTCGAGGAAATGAAGATTGTGAAGTTTACAAGCAACTTTATTGAGTTTCTCTTTAAGTGCTTGAGTTGGAATAGACCCTTTGTAAAATGGATTAACTCTAGTCCCACTTATCCTCCTCCATGTCTTGCTATCCCCAGTGTTCTCATACCAGGGATTGTTGCCATTGTTTTTGATTTTAAGTTTGAGTAGAAGAGGCTTCTTTATTTCATCACCACCATCATGTTTGACATTAAAGTAGACAGACACGTTAGTTATTGGTTTGTGCTTATCGGCAAGGTTAATATATTCATCTGCAATAATAAGGTCTTTTTCACCATATTTTATGTGGGTGATCCTTGGTCTACCCGTATGTATGTAGTGTTTGTAACATTGATCCTTAAGATCACTGGATACATTACTCAACGATGCATCATCACCCTTTATACATGTTCcttcatttccatctgtCCCTCCATTTGTAGACTTCCTCCTTATGTTTGCAATATACATTCATAATGTTGTTTTATTCCCTCTACTCTCCCACTTTACGTCTCAAATCTATGTCATAGTACTTCTTCCATCCAGTTACTCCTTAAACgaccattcattcatcctcccctcacaactagctcaccaGATAGTCGTATGGAGGATATTCTGTCATCAGCGAGCTGAATAAGTCCATGAGAGAGTccattaaagagtctactggatGGTTAGTGACTAGGAAACcccaaaacccataacgtgaagtaggccaagaatctctatccttatcagacaactgacaaacagcatgagcataactctttagCATTGAATGTCTCCTCAGTAGTCTTGCcagactctccactagactCTTAATGCATGGACGAATGTCTAAGGATGAGTGAGTAGTCCAGTAGCCTCCTAGTTAccatccattaaaattcctgaTCTTGATAGACAATGAGTAAGGCCTCTGATTTACCTAAAACCTTGCATCTAACATTCTTAGTAAAGGAAGACTTAACACTCTTGCATGCCACATATGCTCCATTCCCTGCCCAGTAGCAGATGGAACTAAGAGTCCCAAAGTCTTTGGTAGGCCATTTATCCCTATCAtgttcatacttggaataagtctTTAAATAACCATCaccagtaaaggccaatagaatcattaaaccttgtGAAGTGAACGcattaaaagaggaaatATTACCACCATGTGCACCAGCTCCAGCATATGAAACAGCCTTTAGTCCTTcttcacaaaactttagaGTCACAGTAATAACCCCAACCTTCAAACCACTACTCTTTATAGAACTAGCTACTCTACCATCAGGGTAATGAAGTGTAACGAAGCATAAGACCATGGCAAGAATATGTGGAATTGCCAGAATCCAAGTACCATGCCACCATTGAGCACTACTCCAATCTTGATTTGGGCCAACACCTTTTCCAGGAGGGCCTCCATTACAAGCGCATAGGATGGCAATTAGAATACCTGGGACTGCACTCATAAACAGAACAACAAGGTCAATCTTGTAACCTGTGCTAACATCCGTCAATTTATAAGGAGCAATAGCAGGATAGAAAGCATAGATACCACCCATTCCAACCACACCCATAAGAATAGGAGATATTGCACCTGGACCTCCGCCATTGCCAGTAGGTTTATCAGGTTCTGTATATGCAAATACCCATACTATGGCAGAGACTGCCGATATCACTATTGCTATGATAAGTTGCCAAAATATGATCCAGTAACTAACGTCTGACCAGTTATGTTTCTTGGCAAGTTTAGTGAAGATATAGTAGTAAATGCAAACAAGAATACCAGAAACAGGAATTCCTACATTGAAAAGGGCTGCATTCTTACTTCCCATAGTCATCACAGCTGCTACATTAAGCCCATATATAAATGAGACGAAGACTatagtccagtagtagaatGTGAGATTGCCCAGTTCTCCTCCAGAAATGAACGCAATGAGAAGCAGAATGAAGGAACAGTATAGTGCTATGTTAGTAAAGATGGCCAAGCCCGTTTTAAACCCATCTTCCTTCCAAATGAGAGCCATAAGGTTTATAATGACAAtaccagtaaacgttgccagttccataggattatggaccatgttaatgaagGAGCTGGCATATTGCTGcggaattttaaatctatcaagtgcaaactttgctccagttaaagccacacggagagactgcaacagagtcagccctgccataaacatggcgcctTTCTGAATGGGACCTCCGGAATCCGTTGACATACTGTATCATCTTGTGATCTTACCTGTCgttcacaccattatataccatatcattggCCATAAGctgaagatactcctcCATCCTCTACTCGAGAGTTtagtgttccagtattCCTCGtcatttcaagatgcatgtgtaagtagctcacatccTCAAGGTTTCATAGGTGTCATCATGGTAGTATCATAAGTGTCCATGTTTAGGTAACTAATAGTTCCATCTGCTGATACATTCTCTGATTACTAAATAAGCCAAAAGTGTCCATGCCAAAGAGTTGCAGAATAGACATCTAGCAATAGAAGAGCAGGTCACTGTTGGTGAATATAGACCCCTCTATTCGCTTAGCTCATATAGTCTCCCTCACACCATATTGTTCATCCTGCTCCCACCTCTTAACTGGTGTAAGTAGAGAGCTGCTATGGTGATTCCCTACTAATCCACACAAGAGGACCAACTCAATTTGTAAACACCTATACTACCGTATGAAATCAGACATGTATATGCACAAGTAGAAAACTTAGGCAATGAGGGTTCCAGCAGTGGCAGCGTTGTACTTCCATGTGGCTGGGAGCTGGCGCTTCTTCTTGTAGTATCTGGCAAGTCTGTGGATTCTAGACTCGACCAAAATGAGTCTAAACTTGGAGTCCTTGTCGTTCAAATTGTGCTCCATGTGCTTCCTCATAGAAACGGCCTTCTTGAccaaaaagtacaagtcCTCTGGAATCTCGGGGGCCAAACCTGTATTGCAATGTATGGTGTGAGATTATACGTATGAACGAAGCGGAGAATGTGGtccaaagaatgagggatACAAActacggagtagtgagcaATGGCAACCTCTGGAAGATGACTAACCGTCAGGAGGAGTTAAACTCCTTAAGCTCCTGACAGTAGCTCAGGCTCCTCCTAGCTTCGCCAGTAGTTCGCATTCATTCCGCTACGCTCCATTAACATCCATTACTTACCTTGTGCCTTGAGAATCCTGAGTATCTTGTTGTTGGTGATGGCCTTGACCTGTGGGATGGCCATGGAGTCCCTAAGGGCGACACCGATTTGCGATGGTGTTTGTCCCTTTTTGGCGAGTTTGACAATTTGCTCCTCAACCTCAAAAGGCTTTGTCTTGAGCCAGGTGGGAGGCTTGCGGCCGTATGGGATACTCGACGAGGAGATACCCTTGCCCTTACCGTACATTCTACCCATTTTGTCTCttttttttaaaatcacAAAATACTTAAATCGAAAAGTAAACTCTAGCCCTTTGGGTGGAAAACAGACCGGACCGTCAATGGGGCTGAGAGACTCACCCTAGCACACCAGATGTGACCAGGTCTTTAGAGCCTCTATACCGACTGCTTGTTTTTCCTGTTTGCGTGTAAATAATGGCACACCTGACATCTATTCCGCGTTCTCCATGTTGGCGCAGTTTGCAGCTGCAACGTGGCCTCATGATGTCGTTGGACAAACGGATGGCCATGAGCGAA
This region of Theileria equi strain WA chromosome 1, complete sequence genomic DNA includes:
- a CDS encoding hypothetical protein (encoded by transcript BEWA_028590A) — translated: MYIANIRRKSTNGGTDGNEGTCIKGDDASLSNVSSDLKDQCYKHYIHTGRPRITHIKYGEKDLIIADEYINLADKHKPITNVSVYFNVKHDGGDEIKKPLLLKLKIKNNGNNPWYENTGDSKTWRRISGTRVNPFYKGSIPTQALKEKLNKVACKLHNLHFLDIYKTKDYECPCGTAKVKVTEDKTGGGIPGYIKYEYSYTSNKNSVRYKNLNLKWKNNGENKYDETFPLVRKDTPNLTVYYCKEDEKRKKKPLLMQVSLGRNFGGIPIPLGNDGDPYNSTWTVIEDIDYLLTPPDELRDKLQELKHKLFRPVIINITEEGKYTNPYCKSDGCKQQITYPVRTGLLYVRD
- a CDS encoding 40S ribosomal protein S13e, putative (encoded by transcript BEWA_028610A), with the protein product MGRMYGKGKGISSSSIPYGRKPPTWLKTKPFEVEEQIVKLAKKGQTPSQIGVALRDSMAIPQVKAITNNKILRILKAQGLAPEIPEDLYFLVKKAVSMRKHMEHNLNDKDSKFRLILVESRIHRLARYYKKKRQLPATWKYNAATAGTLIA
- a CDS encoding hypothetical protein (encoded by transcript BEWA_028600A) — protein: MSTDSGGPIQKGAMFMAGLTLLQSLRVALTGAKFALDRFKIPQQYASSFINMVHNPMELATFTGIVIINLMALIWKEDGFKTGLAIFTNIALYCSFILLLIAFISGGELGNLTFYYWTIVFVSFIYGLNVAAVMTMGSKNAALFNVGIPVSGILVCIYYYIFTKLAKKHNWSDVSYWIIFWQLIIAIVISAVSAIVWVFAYTEPDKPTGNGGGPGAISPILMGVVGMGGIYAFYPAIAPYKLTDVSTGYKIDLVVLFMSAVPGILIAILCACNGGPPGKGVGPNQDWSSAQWWHGTWILAIPHILAMVLCFVTLHYPDGRVASSIKSSGLKVGVITVTLKFCEEGLKAVSYAGAGAHGGNISSFNAFTSQGLMILLAFTGDGYLKTYSKYEHDRDKWPTKDFGTLSSICYWAGNGAYVACKSVKSSFTKNVRCKVLGKSEALLIVYQDQEF